The nucleotide window TCATAACTTTTTTTAATGGAATCGTAATCATTTACTTCGAGTATGTAGATGCCATCATAATTTTTTGACTCAAGAGTGTTGATGATGTATTTTAAATCAATGGAGCCTTCACCTAATGGTAGGTGTGAGTCATCATCACCTAAATTATCATGCACATGTACGTGTTTTATGGAATCAAAAATCATATCCTCTGGAGCATATCCTACATGGTTTGCATGGCCGATGTCCAAAGTCATATGCATCTCATTTTCTACAAGCAATTGATTCAAATCAACAATATTCTGATAAATCATTGATTCAAAGTTAGGCATATTTTCAATGGTTGCCATAACTCCTAAATCTTTAGCATAATCTCCAATTTCTTTAATTGACTGATTTGCAAATTCATAAACTTCTTTTTTAAAATACTTGTTTGCTAAAAATGATATTAATCCAGGATGAACCACTACGGCTTCAGCATTTATTTCATTTGCCAAATCAATTGAAGATTTAATCTGGGCTATTGAATTTAATCTGCTTTGATCTTGCGGGCTGGAAATATTAACATCCATGAATGGGGCATGAATTGAATACTTTAGGCTATAACTTTCCAATATCTCAGAATCGATAAATTCTGCAGGGTATTGATGTACAAGCTCTGCATATTCAATACCTAAATTTTCAATGAAATCTAAGGTTTTTTCTAGTTCAAATTCTATGCCTGCAAGTGTTGATGCTCCAATTTTCATGTTAATCTCCTATTTTCTTATTGCAGTAATTTCCAATCCCATCTCAATAGCTTCAATGATGAAATCAGAAAGTTCTATTCCTTTTTTAATTTTAATTTCACCTTTTTTGGAGGTAGTTGCGGTTAGCAGATATTCTCCATTTATATAAATGTCAAAATTCTTTCTTCCATTGTCCTTTCCCAATTCTAAAATCAACTGCTTTCTTGTATGGGTAATATCGATTTCAAATGGAGACTTATTCACTGGTTTTTCTTCAATTATTTCCACTCCAAGACTTATGCCAATACTTTCTTCAATCTCAGCAATTCTTTTACCGTTTTTACCGATGATTTTTGGAATAAACTCTTCGGGAATGTAAATATTGGCTCTGTTCGGTGATATTACTTCAACATCAACTTTTGCCTTTTTTGGAAGAATCTTTTTAATTTTTCTTAAAATTTCCTTTTCGGCAATCTTGTCGACAGCTGATTTGTGAGTTTCATCCTGACCAGTTCCATTAACCAAATCCATGTCCATTACGATGGTCTGTTCACCGTAGGTATAAATTTCGTTTTTCAAATCTCCAGTCTCAAAGTCACGAACTTCAATAACAGGTCTTGCAAGGTCGGCTTCCTTCATGCCTGTTGGAACTTTGACGGTCATTTTTGTTTCATAAACATGAGTAACTTTCCCGTTTTCAATGTAAATGCTTGTATCGACAATCGATGGAATCACTCCCAGTTCCACTCTTGAAGCAATTCTCTGGATTGCATCAATAGGTCTTGTCGCATGGACAACACCAATCATTCCAACCCCTGCCAGTCTCATATCTGCAAAAATGCTGAAGTCAGTATTTTTTCTAAGTTCATCATAGATGGTATAATCGGGCCTTACAAGCAGCAGTACATCAGCAGTATTTTCCATGCTACCTTCCAATGGACTGTATTGAGTAATATCATCAGGCAAT belongs to uncultured Methanobrevibacter sp. and includes:
- a CDS encoding sugar phosphate isomerase/epimerase, whose protein sequence is MKIGASTLAGIEFELEKTLDFIENLGIEYAELVHQYPAEFIDSEILESYSLKYSIHAPFMDVNISSPQDQSRLNSIAQIKSSIDLANEINAEAVVVHPGLISFLANKYFKKEVYEFANQSIKEIGDYAKDLGVMATIENMPNFESMIYQNIVDLNQLLVENEMHMTLDIGHANHVGYAPEDMIFDSIKHVHVHDNLGDDDSHLPLGEGSIDLKYIINTLESKNYDGIYILEVNDYDSIKKSYEYMKKNF
- a CDS encoding PINc/VapC family ATPase; translated protein: MKRIIPDTSAVIIGAISEIVEKEDLDYPEIIVPEAVVCELEHQANANRSEGHKGLKELQKLQHMQYEGELAIDFKGKRPTNYDIKYAKSGEIDSIIRDLARSEMGTLLTNDKVQAETAKAQGIPVYYFEQKYIEKELSIERFFDENTMSVHLKENVCPMAKKGTPGHIDFVKLDDKPYTYSQLHEIVDEILDKAKSDSKTYLESSKEGSFVVQSREYRISIAYPPFSEGLEITVVRPVANISLDEYHLSDKLLERIRTNAEGILISGSPGAGKSTFVQAIAKYYSSKLNKIVKTMESPRDLQLPDDITQYSPLEGSMENTADVLLLVRPDYTIYDELRKNTDFSIFADMRLAGVGMIGVVHATRPIDAIQRIASRVELGVIPSIVDTSIYIENGKVTHVYETKMTVKVPTGMKEADLARPVIEVRDFETGDLKNEIYTYGEQTIVMDMDLVNGTGQDETHKSAVDKIAEKEILRKIKKILPKKAKVDVEVISPNRANIYIPEEFIPKIIGKNGKRIAEIEESIGISLGVEIIEEKPVNKSPFEIDITHTRKQLILELGKDNGRKNFDIYINGEYLLTATTSKKGEIKIKKGIELSDFIIEAIEMGLEITAIRK